The DNA window CTCAGCGCCTGCGTTGGCGATGGATTGGCTGATGCTTCTGGTGttgtgctgctgttgttgcctcAGTTCGGCGAGTTCCTGGCGGAGGAGTTCCAGCTCCGAGTCGAGCTTGTGGTTCTTGGCCAGCAGCGACTCGTTAATGGCCTGTAGGCTGTCGCATTTATTCTGTAGTATTTCTGTCTTGTCAGTGAGTTCCTTGATCTCGTAGTCCATCTCCTCCATGCGCGCCTTCTTGCGGTCGCGCGATGTCTGGGCGGCCACTCGGTTCTTTAGCTTCCTGAGGGTTCAATGGATTTAGTAAAGCTATGGCATAGATAAGGGATCAATGAACTCACTTTCTCTGCACTTTCTCCTCCCAGGTCAGGTGGTCTAGGCGACGCTTCTTGGCCTTGGGCGGCGAGGCAGCCAGGCTGTCGTCCTCCATGTTGGTTGAGGATGCGTAGCCCGAGCTCGAGGGCGTCGGCGAGGCGGAGGGCGTGGCCGTCGCCTTCAGCAGCGCCGCCGTCAAGGGGGCGGGGCGCAGCTTGGGCAGATTATTTGATGTGATTGCTGTCCGCGGCACGGCTATGAGCACTGCATTCGCTGTGGGGGCCATGGCCAACTGATTGGGGCTGAATGATGAACGAAAAACTGCTGCGTGTGCTGGGTCAATTGTGGAAAGCGCTTTTCCACTTAGATTTGCATCGCCTATCCGTGCTTTAACTTGTGTTTATTTGACTGCGCTTCCCGGACGCTCTGCGGGTTTGGACCTCTTCATCGCCTCCGACTCGGGCTTTTCTGGCTCCGTCTCACGCAATTTTCTCATCCACCTTTGCAATAGCGACCAACTGGTTTTCCTTTCTGCTGACGTGTTCTTTTCCGAATGGCTGCGGAAAGATGACGTGTTTTCCTGGTGGTGGGTCCAGGGCTGGAAAAGCTGCGACGGCCTATCGATAACCACGATGTTTAGTGGGAACCATTAATATATTAGCTAAAAATTATAAGTGCGGAAAGTGGGACTTTACAATATATGTTTACCGATCTTCTTAAATTTACTACAACTTTAAGAATCTATcttaacataaaaatgtattccttttttaatttaaatattttgttgttttcaagTAACTGAAATACCGATGGTTCCATCACTACCCTAGAGTGCTGCCATCTAGTTCAAAATGCGGAACGGTGGGAAAGGGAAATAGAATTTCAAACAGTTACGCgccaaataaatatatcttaaattataaatttatttgcatatgtaaaatttgttaaatctTTTCTCATTGCGCACGATTTTGTACATCTAAACATAATATTTTTGGGTCCGCAGCTAAAACATAGTTGGTTGGGGCTTCTTGCCCTTCTCCCTCTCGGCTTGGGCCAATTCCTCTTTAATGACCTCGGCGATTTCGTAGATTTTTGGTTTATGCTGGGGGTTTCATATCAATATTGAAGCTAGATGAACAGGTAAATAGTGTGCCTCACCCTGAGTTGATTGATGTAGAAGGTAAAGGGAATATTTCCAGTGATAGGATCAATGGCCACCGGCCACATAGCATCGAGTTCCTCTTGGCTAAAGGGTTCGCCTTCCTCCGCCATCAGTTTCCCAAAGTACTCCTTGGTCAGATACTTTTTGTTCTCCGGATCCAGGGTCTCGAAGGCCTCCAGAAGTTTTTCAGCCGACGCTGGCTCCATTCTAaggaatatagaaaataataagCTGCAATTTCCTCTTTTCACCTTCATAATTATATCTAACTGGCGGTCCATGAGCAGTTGGGAGACATGGGCTATGAACTTGAGGATGTGGGTCTCCCCTGGGTAATCCGTGGACTCGGTGGCCTTGATCACCTCCTCGACCTCTTTCTCAGTGGGTACGCAGCCAAGAAACCTCAGGACGTTGCCCACATTGCGGGTATCAATGTACTTATCGCCATGCGTGTCAAAGATGCAAAAGGCCTCCGAAATCTGAGCCTCAAGTTCGTTGTTTAGGGTGACTATGGAAGGTGGGTGGCTTAAGACCATACAATAGGTCCCAGTATTTACTTTTCTTACCACCAACTTCCATGGCagttattttttcaatatctttttaatttaGGTGGTTTTTCCGAATGGTCTTCactgataattttttatttacttctaAGTATTTACCTTTAAGTTACACCTATTACtactgaaataaatcgaatggcTGACTAATttcattttgaatttgaaaattcGATAGAATATCGAAGCAGGCGCCAAACATCGGCTATAGAGTGCCTGGTAACACTACCGTGGTGAATCCAACCGATAGACGACAGTCGATAACTGCCTGGCATGCGACCCTGTTGAGCGTCgcgttattttgttttctgttttgtttttcgtttcgtGTTTAGTTTTCTCCCCGTTCATTTGTAAATTAAGTTGTAAAAACAGTTTACTAAGAGTTTCATCTGCTACGAACTAGGGAAATTCACGCCACTCCAGTGCCTTCCGAAGGACAACGAGGAGTGCATTTAAATTTCGTCGTCGGAGTGCGTCTGCCCGTGTGTGCGTgggccagcagcaacaggttTTCCAACTCAACTCGGCGCGCCACCTcagttttcatttgttttcgATATTCCGAGGCGTTCGGTTCGCGCTGCGGGAAAATCGAATTGCAATTTGAGGCAACGCTCAGTGGAAAACGAGGCAACCCGTTTCTCGCACTCGGCATCGCAGGTGTGTGGCGTCGCTCGGCGGTTCCAACGGGTTTTCCAGGAGGCTTTTGGCCCACAACAAGACGAAACTTGGCCATAATATCACAGTTAACAAGTGCCACCGCATCTCTGGGCCGACAAGtgtgtgcgcgtgtgtgtgtgtgtgtttggaaTACGCGTTTTCCGAGAAAAACCTCAACTCGAAACACGTAAAAatcgaaatgaaaatggaaagtgTTCGGCGATCACGATCATCAGTTTAGGCCCGTTTTCGAGCCAAATAAACGAACCAACCCAACGGCAGCGAAAAAGAGAGGTGCGAATTTTGAAAGTGACTGAAAATTGCTTTTATCATCATTATCCCCATTGACATTTTCCGATATTTGCCCATGGCATTGACCACCGGTCGATAGAAAGTTTATCTCTGATCGGTGGCAATTAGCGAGGTGTGCTtgaaaagataaatatttgccCATGTTTGGGGTTTTCAAAACAACCGAATCTAGTATTGGCGGATTCTCGAGATACTTTTGGTTTGTTATCTAAAATTTCTCTTTTGTtcactaaaaactaaaaatgtttCTGAGTTAGAAACTAAAATTTGgattaaaataaacatatgTAATTGTAATTGCAGGTGTGATTATATGTGAACTTATTTCTTGGAGCTCGCGAACCTTGAGTGCTTGAAAATGTATtgtaaaaaaacttttttaaataatttaaaataaatattattctaATGGTGTAACCAATCAAGGAATTTATACATATTAAGTAATATTGATAGGTAAAAAGtgatttcaaaaacttttttaaatagttaaaaataaataataatttaaaatgaatattattttaatagtgCAACCAATCAaggaatttattaatattaaggAATATTGATAGGTAAAAAGTGATTTCAATTATATAGTGATAAATTCTTTACTTGCgctttcctaaaaatatataacattttcgTTCTGGTTCTATTACAAAAGTGAATTTTAGCCTTTTTTTAGAGtacatatttaattatgtttCTTTTTAACATAATTGGGTTTTTTCCTTCTAAAACAGTttgtatttcttatttttaccATAGACCGTTAAGCGATAGGATTTCGTACTTATTTGAGTGGTAAATATATACTctgagaaaaaaaaataagttgcAAAACTCATTTAAATGTTGCTGAAATatattggaaaataaataagcaagTGTTGAGCGACTCCTGAAAAAGTGCCATTAAACGGTGTTGCATCTCCGTCCAACTGCGCCTAACTCACTTCGCAGAAAACCTCAGGCGGCCATAAACGCCGATGATGAATTTTCCCCATGGAGTGAAATGGTGGGCCCAACTATACGGTTTTCACTTGGTCTGCACTCGCCGCTCCCCTTGCTGATTGCCACTCGCTGCTTTGCTTTTTCACTGCTCGTGCGCCGCCTGGTCGTCGAAAGTGGTCCGCTCCTCCCTCCTTACCTTGCCTTGCCTCACCTCACCTTACTTTCCTGGCCGCTCCTTCCGCGGCTTTTCTCTAATGCTCCATGCAGTTTCGCTGTCCACCGAACGACAGGTGGCTGGGCACATTTGCGGACcgcaaaaggtctctgttttAGGTCTCTTTGTGGCAAGTGGAACCACCACCATCGGCACCAGCAGAAGCAGATCGTTCCTGTTACGTGTTcgtgcactgagagaaaaggTCTTGAAGGAAGGCTGCCATACGGGATTGGATCTATAATACTAGCATTATCCGTAAactaaaataatcaaaatactTAATGTTAAATCAGGAGAAAACCTGGTAGACGATTTATTATACTATCCTTATCAATCAAATCAGACAAAATCCTAGTATACCCATCCAAAAATTTTTATCACAATTAGGTATTTCAGATCGTAAAATGAtatgtttctgtttctgtttcgaaCCCTTTGGAATATAAGGTTATTGTGTCTTACCTCGCTTACACTTACTTTTTTcagtatatttttcatatcttAAATAGTAttgattattataataataatgcagACTTTGATAGCCAATGTTCTTTCAAGAATAGACTTTTCTCATAACTTTCTTTATTTCAATTGAACGGATTGTTAGAGGGATTTAAAGGATAATCTTTAatcttgttttaaatattttgtaaatgggTATATGAAAAACACATTTCCCTAGACAATAacgaaaagtataaatatatataaatatatattttagaaccCCCTATTTGGCTTGGATACCCATGTTTTCCCTCAGTGCAGTTGTGGGGGTTGCCTTTCGGTTTTCAGTTTTCGGTTTTCTGGCGATCTGTGGGCATGCTCTGAAAAACTCGTTTCTCgccgttgttgttttgtttgtcgTTCTGGAATTCTTGCTTGGCGGTGCCCGCAGCTCTTTCGGTGTCCACCCGCACTCCTCCTGCCCTCCATGGACTCCTCCGTCGTCGATCGTCTTCTGTCTTTTTTCTCATTGGAGTAAATTTTTCGCTTGAGGAATTTTATGTTGCTGCCGTGTTTGATGCCCCTTTTTTCGCACAGTTAATTTACCTACTCTTTTCCCTTCCCCTCCCTCGCTTATAATTGTGTGTCGTGAGTCaacattttcatatttttctcgGGGAAACCATCACTtcgattaaatatttataaatacccATTTAAAAGCAGCGAGAGTTGGCGAAATTGGTTCAATCTCCTACCGAAATGAAAACCCTATTTAAACCAGTTCACTCAAAAGTTTAACCACAACAAATTAAGCGAAgaaagttttgttttaatatacaAATCCAAGGAAAGCGAgctgtttttggtttttataacGCACTTGAAAGCTGCAAAAAATGCCTTTAAGTGgcgaaaatttaagaaaaactttGCCATGGAATGCgcagaaaaataattataattatacgTCTGTCATGGGAAAGTCGAAGCAAAGCTCTGCAAAATTGCAATGTCAGGGGGATCGGGATTGGCGACTGGCTAGCCTAACCGAACAGTCTGTTGATTGGCACCACTTGCAACTGCAGTCCGGAACAGTGGCCGCCGAACAATGAGCTCGTCTGGCCCGGAGCTGTGCAACTGGATAGTTGGATTGTGGGAACCGGCATCGGGGAGGAGGTCCGAGCAATGTTAGATATTCAAAGTATCTGACGATGATTTTAAAGCATCTTAGACGACGCAACTTAAATTGCTTAGATAGTTGAAGGCCGAGACAGAGGAGGGTCCCAGAACGTTGATAGGTTGTGTCACTCGGGGGTTTTAGTTATAAAGGGGACAAAAGTCTTACGATTTGTTTCTACGAAGAACCTTTAAATGGCgtagttttgcttttttagCAAATTAAACCATATAAGTGCTAGGCAACTTGCTTTACCTaacccctttatttttattttgtttaaacttAGTTTTTGCGTCCAAAAAGGAAATCATAAACTTTAGATGGGCAGCAAAAAGAGATATATAAATGGTGGTATATTATGGGATACACTAATTCAAACAATAGCTTTAACAACGGCTCTCTTTATCTAAATGTCTATAGGTAATATTTTGCATATTGCTAATTAATGGTTTTGATTTAGTGGTATGCTAGAGGTTACGCTTTATAAAAAGTGCCATGCGTTATTTAGTATTATATTTCCTGATTAAAGCccagataataataaaaaataaattatcacGTCGCACATCCAACAATAGAGTTCTTTATTAGTTTGTTATTCTGGTTATAACTATTCTACTGTTTATACACACGGTAATTGTTTATGGTATTACTTTGCATGTTGCTAATTAATGGTTTCTCTGTTGACTGTTCTGTTTTGCAGCTTCCCCCGACCGCAATGGAAGCTCAAtgacaaattaattaataaaacggCAAAATGAAGAAGCGTTCAAAGGTTATCTAAACATACCCGCAAACAAGCGAAACAAAGCGAAACCAAAACAATAAAGACCGaacaaaaagtattaaaaaacgACACTCGAATGCAATGGCAAGAAAAAACGCTAGTTGTTGTTAGATAGCTTGAAAAACATTTCGATTGTGTGAGGGAGCGTGATAGAAGCTAGAGATACAGACGGGCCTAAAATGCCAATAATCACGGCCACGACAACGTCGACAgccggcggaggagcaggtgTGGCGGCCAGGGGCGTGGCCACCGCCAAGTCGCCCACCGATTACCTAatgctccagcagcagcagcagcagcaacagcagcaacatcagcagcagcaacagccacagCACTTCGGCAATCACTTctatcaacagcagcagccccaACAGTTGGCGCCTCTGACTGCTTcccaccagcaccagcactcgcatccacatccacatccacatccacatcctgTTGCCGCTCCGACCAGTTTTGCAACATTTAACGGAAACTCGAATCTAAATTCTAGCCTTGCCAACGGAAGCAGCAGAAAATTCAATTGCAGCCGCGACAACGTGGACGATAATGCCGATGCCGGCGAAATTGCGGCAGCTCCCCAGACATTGTCCGCCGGCGCAGATGTGGTTGGTAACGGGAGCGGCagcgggattgggattgggaacGGGGACAAGTCTGCCGGCTTAGCGCCACCAGGTGGCCATCATCTGCgcccgccaccgccgccggcaCTCAAGAAATCCACCGCACCGGCCTCGGCCATCGGGAGTTCCGCCTCTCGCGAGGATGTCGCCTCGTTGAGTGGCACCTCCTCGCTGAACAGCCAGATGTCGGTGCATAATCAGTTCATCTCCGGATTGCCGAGCAACGGCGTCGGCATCGCCAGCAATGGAGTCAACGGAGGAGGACCAAGCACCGGACGAGGCGGTGCGCCGAGCAGCATCCTCAAAGGCAGCAAGGGTAAGGgcgcaaatttaatttaaggcATGACTTTAACAGTCTGAAAAGTTTAGTCTATTTGGAAACCACCGATTTTTGTTCGATTTTTAAAGATTACTATACAAATAGACCTATATATAGACCCATAAATAGGTgtttttcgaattttaaagataataatataaatagagctatatatttttttaaattattatattccaAAAAGTACTATATCCCCAATTAGAACTGAGTTTATGTTATAAATCAACaaatttatatcaatttactatcaatttttcattcattttcatATTGCTCTTTTAACAAGTAATATCACATATCTGATATATGTATCAACCACACTTATATTAATGTAAATGCGGGACACACTACTATTTAATATTCAGTTTTCCGATAATCTTGAGCAAAGATTAGATGTGTTTATTCGGTCATTCAACAGGCAAACATGTTACCACGAATTTACTGTCGCTTTATGCTATCAATTATGTAGATTGCTGTGGCTGTGTGTAATTCCCCGAAACTCTGCTCCTAATCGAATTTCCATTTTGGTTTCGCCtcgtaaaatattaaaattaatttgcactGGGCCGGCTCTTAAACCTAATTTAGGGCGTTCGTCTCGAGTGACTCATTTCCGCCCCCACATGGCCAAGAGCGTGGTTCGTTGAGGAAAACACACACTCCCACTTCGGTTTTAGTTTCAATTACgtttcagtttcggtttcagtttcaACTTGAAATGCACTTGTGAAGAGCCATTGAATTGGTCTGCTCTCGGCGGGTGGCTAACgaaaaagtatacaaaacGTTCTCAAAAACAGCGGGTGCAAGTTTCGGGGGCAGCCACGTGCCGCAGAAGGAGAAATGCTACACTTTCTTGTTAACCCTCTTGTGGGTCTTCGCTCTTAGCCAGTTCTTGGAGGACTAAGTGCTACACTTTCAATATTACACTCGGTTTCACCCTCTAGGCCAGCTACTCTACTCCCGTTTCATTTAATCCACACCTGTCATCACTTTCCCACAGCTGCTAAGACTTCGAAGCCCCATGAACCCAGTCGATCCAGTTGCCATCCATCTAACCCAGGTAGGCTGCATTGTTTCGCGTCTCTCGTCTCTCGAATGAATTATCGTAAGACGACATTCATGAATGAAACCCAGAAAGCTGGTTTGTCTTAAAGCCTCCGAGCGGGAGGCCCCGGGGGGAAATGGGTAACCTCGATTTTGTCGTCTTAATGCCGGTCTAGATCAGGTGGGAATGTGATACTATAGCCAATCGACATTAAACTTGTAGGTGTGATTGGggctattaaattaaaacgttCAGCCAAATTATGGGTTGACCGTTTCAAGCGAGGCTTTCCACCTTTGCCTAACCAGCGgttaagttatatttaagaatttcatAACCCTATAAGAGCACCACTTCCAGTCCAATCTAAGCCGTTGTTGTTTGTTTCACATCACCATCCATTTAGACAACATCCCACACATTTTGTGCTCATTTAGGTATATGTTTTGGACAACACCAACTAGGTGTAGATGGGAAATCGCTTTCGGAAGTTGGGCAAGTTGTGGTGGTTAGTATGTATCTTGAATCATCTGTTAAGCGTTTGCCGCTTGGCTTAGTTTCCCCCATCCACGCTGTCCCATTGTTGAGTGGTTAACTCTTTTTTTGGGGGACTGCCGAGCAGCCCGAGTTCGTCTGAGTTGAGCAACTAAATTAGTGTAGAAGGTGTGATTTTATTAGATGAATGCAACGGGGTGGTGTTATGCCAGGAATCCCAGGAGTTTCAATGGCCCCCGGCTCAAGTGGTGGCAACGAACTTGCCGCGGACGACTAGTCGAACTCACCCACCTGGAGAAGCCGCTCACCTTTCCACACCACACACCGCACATTGTATCTTGCTTATCATTTACGCCTCACGTCAGTGGCAATTAGCAGAACCTTCGGTGGCGTCGGCGTTCAAGTAGCAGTTGAGGTTGAGGCTCCACTGTCCCCTGCATCACATGCTGCGATTATTAATTTCTTGATTGCGACAGCAGAAGGGCGACTCGTAACTCCAGTTTATGGCGTGCCATGTGTAAGCCAAGTTAACGAAGCAGCAAAGCCAATTAGATGCTATCATTAGGCGGAGCAGGGAGTCCGTGAAGGAGTCGACGTCACAAATGACACAGGGCGGCCCTTTTCCGCTGCGAGAACAAAGACATTGACTCTTCTGTGGGTGGGACCGACGCCCCGATGACATCAATTGAAAGGAACGGTCTTTGGACGCAGTTCCTCCGCCAGGAGGCATTGCATTCCAAAGCGGGCTTAGTAATTGCCGGGGAGCATTGAATGCAAAGTCTTCTCCGCTAATTGAACCTCGACTTGCAGTCATGTGGAGTGCCTGTTGCGTAACTCTCCCCGGGTTGCACTGGTCAGGCCATCAAAATCTAGCGGTCCAGGAGGGACACAAAGCGGCGGAGCAAGCATCCCATTACTGGATAATTTATGTTGACGTTACTCGGgaattatacaaattaaagctGGAGCGACATGGGGCTTTCACTCCAGCGTTTTGAAGTTCTTTCTCTTCGAGAAAAATAACAGAACCAGCGAATAAACTCAGGGGAACTCACATGCGCAATTTAAAACAAGAAGGAAAGCCATAATTGACTACCTCGACTATCTGATACCCGTTAATCAGATAACCAATTCAGATGTAAATATTACTGGTTTTCGGTTTCCAAAACTTTTAGTAAATACTAACAAAAGAAATACGAAATTCAAACTATCTGATACCTATTAATCTGTTAaacgaaattcaaattaatatgcCTGGTCTCCGATTCATAAACAGTGCAGTTTAATCAATGGGTACTGCCAAAGTAAATGCAATTCAACTTATGTTTAAAATAGTAATTACGGTAATCCCAATaggttaatttttaaattaaagggtagcaaaaagtattcatttttaatcaaaattatcAACCTTCTGTATGAATAAGAAAAGCAAAGTAAATAGTGAATAGAAATccattataaatgtatataattataaacagGTTAGTTGAAAACCTTGAATGATTCTCACTTACATTGGAAAATAGAAAtcagtttaaaataaaacagataaacgtgataaacaaaatatttgacaaCAGCACAGAAAGCTGAAGTACACAGACCTCACTTTCTcccttatttaaatttgaaaagagTTTCCTTGAATTCTGGTGTTGTCAACTGCTCATGAAATCGTGCAAAAAAACACGATTCGAATGATCACTTACAAGGAGAAACCCGAGTGTATATAAAACAACTTTAAAGTAATTGCACAACTAATAATATCAGTAAAAATACATCATATCATCATGATAAAAATtaggaaataatataaatggATTGATAGCTTCATAAGATTACTTTCGAAAACCCTTTTTATCCATTAAACTAAATTGTTGAGCTGCTGCAAATCATATGTTATGATGGTACATAAACGGTGTTAATCTGAAAACATTATTACAAACCTGTAGGGGAAATCAAAGTGTGTTAAATTGGCAATTAGGTAAAGGTGGCTTACTACTTTTTTAGTACTGGCGGTACCTAGGGAGCTCGACACCGTTACCGTCACGCCCTCTGGTACACCTGCCCATGACCTGTCACGCCCTCCGACCCTCGTAAGACGCGTGCGTAGCTTTCCGTTTCGACTCTTGCTTTCCATTTGGGTCAAAGTCAATGAACTGGCGGGTATTTCGGTTCGACTTTACGTAACTTGTACACTGCACATTCGGGCATTGTTTGTGTCTGCTTCAATTGTACCACATGTTCCCCCGCCCTTTCTCgtgctttgttttaaatatttttagacttTTACCGAAGCATCGGCAGTGCATTGCCGATCAGAGTTCAGATTGAACTGTCCGGATATGATCTTGGCTAAACGGTTTTCCGAATTTCTCTTTGGGTCTCGTGTGCCATTAGCCACAATCTCGGGAAATAATCGTTTGCCAATCAttaccatcatcatcatctgctCTGACTACGGCAATCCCTGTTATTATGAGTAATGGATACTCTTTGTGCGGCGTATAAAGAGGAAAACGAGATCGTCTCTTTCTTTTTAATTCCAGATCCATTCGGGCCAACATTCCCAGCAGATGAGTCACCTTGTGTACTGGCTCTCAAGACTGGTAATCTTTTCGGGCGAGTGAGCAGTTCGTATTGATAGAGCAGGGGTTATTTTAATGAAGGGAAATATTAAAGGGGTTTTCTTTTAGCTTAGATTATATACATAGATCTAGACTCTCGACTAAATCCAGATATAATCTACACAGATTTTCCAGCTGACAATATGTGTTTTAGCTAAATGTTTGACTaagatatataaaatacttttctcTGAACAACTCGGGGATTATATATTTTCGCGATCCTGTGTTATCTATTAGAAAGGAAAACATTTGCATATCTTATCGCGAAGGTGCAGATAAGAAAACATGTCCAGCACATTTAGAGCGACGTGTGCCGCATATTTGCTTCACTATATTTGTCCAAGAGCAGGAGATAAACGAAGACCAGCGGAAATTAAAGCCGGATTGGCTGCTAAAAAATGCGATGGGAATGGGGTGGGGATGGGTGGAAGGTAAACAGCATTTAGTTCAGATTCTTGTTTGGGCTCGCAGCCCTGGTTCAT is part of the Drosophila biarmipes strain raj3 chromosome 2R, RU_DBia_V1.1, whole genome shotgun sequence genome and encodes:
- the LOC108022373 gene encoding dynein regulatory complex protein 8; the protein is MEVGVTLNNELEAQISEAFCIFDTHGDKYIDTRNVGNVLRFLGCVPTEKEVEEVIKATESTDYPGETHILKFIAHVSQLLMDRQMEPASAEKLLEAFETLDPENKKYLTKEYFGKLMAEEGEPFSQEELDAMWPVAIDPITGNIPFTFYINQLRHKPKIYEIAEVIKEELAQAEREKGKKPQPTMF